The segment ATTTTATCAACAGGACACGGTTTTTTGATGATTTACCGGGTCAAAAAAGATCATAGTGATTACCTTTGCCCCGGAATCATTACAGGGTAAAAGATGGAAGAAATTTTAGAAAAAACGTATTTCAACAACACGGTTCAAGAGTATGCTATCGCCACAGCTATAATCGTGGGCGGTATTTTGTTGCTAAGGCTTTTCCGCAATAACCTGCTCAAAAGGCTAAAGGCATTTGCTGATCGCACGGACAATAAAATAGACGATTACATTGTAATGGGCCTTGAACGCTTTGGCTTGCCTATACTCAATTATGCAATCTTCTACTGGGGTGTTCATTACCTGCACCTCTCCGATCGCATTTCACGCCTGGTAACCGTGGTCACGTCTGCCGTTATCGTCTACTTCGTTATCCGGATAATCCTTACCGTTATCCGTAAAGCACTGGAAACACATGTACTGAAGCAGGAAAACGGTGAAGCTAAGCTGAAGCAGATTACCGGCATTATGGTAGTCATCAACATTGCCGTGTGGGCGCTGGGTGCCGTGTTTCTGTTCGATAACCTGGGCTATGATGTTACCGCCATTATTACCGGCTTGGGCATTGGTGGTATTGCCATTGCGCTGGCCGCACAAAATATTCTGGGCGACTTGTTCAATTACTTTGTAATCTTTTTTGACCGGCCATTTGAGGTTGGTGATTTTATTGTGGTAGATGACAAGCGCGGAACGGTTGAATTTATTGGTATTAAAACCACACGCATTAAAAGTATTTCCGGTGAACAATTAGTTATTTCCAACAGCAACCTTACCGGCTCACGCATCCATAACTTCAGGCGCCTGGAAAAACGAAGGGCTTTATTCAACATTGGCGTGGTGTATGGCACGCCCCTCGAAAAGCTGAAACGCATACCGGAGATTATTACAAAAATTGTAGAGAGCGAACCCCTTACCACACCCGACAGGGTACACTTTGCCATGTATGGCGATTTTAGCCTGAACTTTGAAGTGGTGTTTTTTGTGGAGAGTGCAGACTACAAACAATACATGGACATCATTCAGGATGTGAACTTCAGGATATACGAGGCATTTGAAAACGAAGGGATTGAGTTTGCATATCCTACACAGACGATACATTTACATAAGTCTGCGTAGAATAAGTTATCTACACGCTACCCCATCAACATAATTAACGATCACGTCCAACTTCGGTGCCGTATCGCTTCCGAGAAAGTCTTTTATATCCGATAGCTTGATGGTGCTTTTGTAGGCCTCCAAAAAAGGAATGGAAAGCGGTGTGTATGACCAATGCCAGCGTTCTTCCTCATAGCCGGTACGGCCGTTTACTTTGGAGGTGTAGGGCTGACAAAATCCATACTCATGCGCATGGGCTTTGAGCCATTCATAAATTTTTAATCCCTCTCCGGAATCAAAGTATTCGTTGTTCAGATCATTTAAGTCCATATCCGTTCCCCAGTGATGGCGCGAGGTGCCCGGCATGGAGGAAAACAATAAAATCTTTTTGGCACGATCGGCTTCATTTTTAATGGATGCTTCCGCCATCCACTTTCTTTCCCAGATGGCTTTCTGCTGAAAGTAATTGCGTGTAGCCGAAATAATGGTCAGCTTGACGCCATCTTCTTTTGCCGCTTCGGCCATGCGGATAAATGCTTCGTAGGTTTCCTTGCGCAGATATGCCCCTTTGGCGGAGCCGCCTGTATGTTGGTCATCCAATCGTACAAACCGGGCATCCTGGTCAGGGTTGAATTTTCCTAACAGATAATTCTTGTCAACATCCTGGGCGGTAACTATGGCACTTAAAAAACTAAAACAAAATAGAATTAAACCGGGCTTCATAGGCTTGTTTCGTTACAAAAAAGAAGCCTAAAGCTAAAACTTTACCCCAAAACCTGAAAACCTACACCTTCACATCCGCCTTATTCATAATCTTCGTTTGAACCTGTATCGACTCCTGGTGAACGAGTTTTAGCATTTCCCTCGAAAACTCTTCGCTCAAGCCCATGGCCAGACCAAGCGCAACGCGTGTGTGGATAATTTCTTCCCACCGGTTTACCTGCAAAATGGTAACCTGGTTTTCCTTTTTAAACTGCCCGATCTTTTCAGAGATTTTCATGCGGGCCGCAAACTTCTGCATGATTTCATCATCCAACTGATCAATCTGCTCACGGAAAACACTCAGTGCATCCTTTACTTTCTTATCATCAGGCGAAGGCGTGCGCACCACCAATCCACTCACAATTTTAGTCAGTACGGCCGGAGTTACCTGTTGTTTTGCGTCACTCCATGCCGCATCAGGATTGATATGGCTTTCAATCATCAATCCGGCCATATCCAGATCAAGCGCTTTTTGCGCAATAAACGGAATCAACTCGCGCGTGCCGCAAATGTGGCTGGGGTCGCAAAGAATATCCAGCTCCGGTATTCGTGTTTTTAGCTCAATGGCCAGGTCCCACATGGGTGCATTGCGAAAAGGGCCCTTTTCAAAAGAAGAAAAACCACGGTGTATGGCAGCCAACTTGGTGATGCCTGCTTTGTTCAAACGTTCAAGCGCACCAATCCATAATTCAAGGTCGGGGTTAACAGGATTCTTGACCAGCACAGGCACATCCACACCTTTTAGCGCATCGGCAATTTCCTGAACTGAAAATGGATTCACGGTTGATCGGGCACCTACCCACAGTATATCAACGCCAAGTTTCAAACATGCTTCTACATGTGCAGCATTCGCCACTTCGGTTGCTACGGGCAAACCGGTCTCCTTCTTCGCTTGTATGAGCCAGTTTAAACCCTCCAACCCCATGCCTTCAAACTGGCCGGGGCGTGTACGGGGTTTCCAGATCCCTGCGCGCAATACATGTACATTGCCTGTAGCCGCTAATTGTTTTGCCGTGGTAATAACCTGTTGTTCGGTTTCTGCACTGCATGGTCCGCTGATGATTAATGGGCGATTGGTGGTGGGTGCCCAGCTGCTTATTGGTTCAAGTTGTAATTCCTTTTTCATAATTCTTAAATCGTGTTTGAGGTTTGTGTTGCTTTATGTGTTCCGTTTAAGTTTTTCTCCTGAGTTGGGTTTTCAAAACCATCCAGTATTCTCCTGATATGGTTTGCTTCCGTCATTATCCTGCTAAGTTCTTTGGTGTCGCGTTTCATCAGGTGGTATTGAAACCGTTGAAGATGAATAATATATTCCTGTAGCGCCTGGCTCAGGTATTCCATGTTCTGTTCAAAAATAGGTGCCCACATAGCGGGGGAACTCTTGGCAAGGCGTACAGTAGAAGCAAAGCCACTACCGGCCAGGGTAAAAATATTTTTTTCGTCCTTTTCAATATCCAAAACAGTTTGGCCTAATAAAAAAGAACTGACATGCGACAAGTGCGAAACGTACGCAACATGTTTATCATGTTCTTCAGGTTGCATGTAAATAACATTCATCTCCAGCGCAGCAAAAACTTTTTGTGCCACACCAAGGGCATATACGGAAGACCGTTCATGATCACAAACAATGGTTGTCTTCTTGCCGAACAATCCTGAAAAGGCTGCATCAGGACCGGAGTTTTCTGTTCCGGCAATCGGGTGGGCGGCCACAAACTGCGAACGCTTGCTATGGTTAGCTATCGATTTACAAATTTGCGCTTTGGTTGAACCTACATCCATAACCACAGTTTTTGCTTTTACGCTATCCAAAACAGAAGGCAGCAAGGCCACCAGGGCATTTACCGGTATGGTAAGAATAATTAAGTCGGCTAAAGCAAAGGCCACATCCTCTTGTTCGATTCTATCAACCAAGCCGCGATCCAGTGCACGTTGCGCATGATGGGGATTTAAATCAACACCAATTAATTCGGTAGCAAATCCTGTTTTACGAAGATCAATTGCCATGGATCCACCGATCAATCCTAAACCAACTATCGTTACTTTCATGCAGCTATCGATTTAGAATTTATTGCTACAGAAGCTTTCCACCTGGCAATACGCTGATGTGCTTCTTTAAATTTTTCTTCTTTTGCGCAAAGTGAAATTCGTATGTAGCGTTTACCCGCATCGCCAAAAACAAAACCCGGGGTGATGAACACTTTGGCTTCGTATAAAATTTTATCGATAAACGCACCAACATCGCTAACACTGTCAGGAACTTTTGCCCACAAAAATAAACCAGACTGGTTAGGTGAAAATGAGCAGTCCAAAGTTTGCAGAATAGCATGTGCCAGCTTCCTTCTTTCTGAATAAACAGTATTCAATTCCATAAACCAATCTTCGCCTTGCTTCAAGGCTTCAACGGCAGCATGTTGCAGGCTGAGAAACATTCCGGAATCCATATTGCTGCGTACACGAAGCACCGCATCAATGTATTCCTTCTTTCCGGCAACCCAGCCCAAACGCCAACCGGCCATATTATGCGATTTGCTTAACGAGTTCAGCTCAAGCGCTACTTCTTCTGCGCCATCAATGGAAAGTAAGCTCAGCGGATGATTATTCAGGATTAAACTGTATGGGTTATCATTCACGATCAAAAAATTATGTTGATGTGCCAGCGCCACGAGTCTTTCAAGTTCCGCCTGTGAGGCAATCCTGCCCGTAGGCATGTGCGGAAAATTCACCCACATAATTTTAACCTTTGAAAGGTCCTGTCTGCTCAGTTCATCAAAATCAATACCCCAATCAAGATTTTCTTTAAGTGTATAGGTTTTCGCCTTTGCCCCCACCAGGTTGGTTACGGAGGCATACGTAGGATAACCCGGGTCTGGAATAAGTACTTCATCTTCTTCATTCAGGAAGGCCATGCTGATGTGAAGTATACCCTCCTTCGAACCCATCAGGGGAAGGATCATTGTTTCGGGGTTGATTGCCGTGTTGTAAATCCGGGAATAAAATTCTGCTATGGCTTTACGCAGATCGGGAATCCCCTTATAATTCTGGTAACCATGATGGGCAGGATTTTGCGCGGAGTTCATCAATGCATCAATGGCGCTTTGTGCAGGTGCTAAATCCGGACTTCCAATTCCCAGGTTGATGATGGGAAAATCAGGAGTATCCAACGCACGCACTTCAGCCAGCTTTTTACTGAAGTAGTATTCCTCAACGTTATTAATTCTTCTTGCTGTTGTTATCATGTCACTATTCTTTCACTAGGTGTACTCAATTTTTGCCTTCTTATATTCCCCCAACACATTTAAATTTTTTACCTGACGTAAAACCAGTTTCAAGGCATCGTCATAGTTTTTTCTGCGTTTCCATTCCACATCCACATGAATGGAGTATTCATTGGGTTTACCGATTACGGGTATGGATTGAATTTTGGTAAGGTTGATTTGATTGCTCTTTAACGTCATTAACGTATCGGCCAGGCTGCCTACTTCGTTGGCCACCTCAAAACTTAAAGAAGCTTTATTGGCCTGTTTATTTTCCACAGACTTCCTGCTCAATATCAGAAAGCGAGTAAAATTCTTCTTATGCGTCTCGATTCGCTTTTCAAGAATTTGCAGACCGTATTTTTTTGCTGCCAATTCATTGGCAATAGCTCCGGTATTTTTCAATTTCAATTCCTTAACCCGCTTTGCAGAAAGTGCTGTGTCATCGCTTTCGCGGATTTCAATACGGTGGCCATTGGAGTTTAAGGCATGAATAAATTCCGTGCACTG is part of the Cyclobacteriaceae bacterium genome and harbors:
- a CDS encoding mechanosensitive ion channel family protein is translated as MEEILEKTYFNNTVQEYAIATAIIVGGILLLRLFRNNLLKRLKAFADRTDNKIDDYIVMGLERFGLPILNYAIFYWGVHYLHLSDRISRLVTVVTSAVIVYFVIRIILTVIRKALETHVLKQENGEAKLKQITGIMVVINIAVWALGAVFLFDNLGYDVTAIITGLGIGGIAIALAAQNILGDLFNYFVIFFDRPFEVGDFIVVDDKRGTVEFIGIKTTRIKSISGEQLVISNSNLTGSRIHNFRRLEKRRALFNIGVVYGTPLEKLKRIPEIITKIVESEPLTTPDRVHFAMYGDFSLNFEVVFFVESADYKQYMDIIQDVNFRIYEAFENEGIEFAYPTQTIHLHKSA
- a CDS encoding M15 family metallopeptidase; the encoded protein is MKPGLILFCFSFLSAIVTAQDVDKNYLLGKFNPDQDARFVRLDDQHTGGSAKGAYLRKETYEAFIRMAEAAKEDGVKLTIISATRNYFQQKAIWERKWMAEASIKNEADRAKKILLFSSMPGTSRHHWGTDMDLNDLNNEYFDSGEGLKIYEWLKAHAHEYGFCQPYTSKVNGRTGYEEERWHWSYTPLSIPFLEAYKSTIKLSDIKDFLGSDTAPKLDVIVNYVDGVACR
- a CDS encoding bifunctional 3-deoxy-7-phosphoheptulonate synthase/chorismate mutase type II, whose amino-acid sequence is MKKELQLEPISSWAPTTNRPLIISGPCSAETEQQVITTAKQLAATGNVHVLRAGIWKPRTRPGQFEGMGLEGLNWLIQAKKETGLPVATEVANAAHVEACLKLGVDILWVGARSTVNPFSVQEIADALKGVDVPVLVKNPVNPDLELWIGALERLNKAGITKLAAIHRGFSSFEKGPFRNAPMWDLAIELKTRIPELDILCDPSHICGTRELIPFIAQKALDLDMAGLMIESHINPDAAWSDAKQQVTPAVLTKIVSGLVVRTPSPDDKKVKDALSVFREQIDQLDDEIMQKFAARMKISEKIGQFKKENQVTILQVNRWEEIIHTRVALGLAMGLSEEFSREMLKLVHQESIQVQTKIMNKADVKV
- a CDS encoding prephenate dehydrogenase; translated protein: MKVTIVGLGLIGGSMAIDLRKTGFATELIGVDLNPHHAQRALDRGLVDRIEQEDVAFALADLIILTIPVNALVALLPSVLDSVKAKTVVMDVGSTKAQICKSIANHSKRSQFVAAHPIAGTENSGPDAAFSGLFGKKTTIVCDHERSSVYALGVAQKVFAALEMNVIYMQPEEHDKHVAYVSHLSHVSSFLLGQTVLDIEKDEKNIFTLAGSGFASTVRLAKSSPAMWAPIFEQNMEYLSQALQEYIIHLQRFQYHLMKRDTKELSRIMTEANHIRRILDGFENPTQEKNLNGTHKATQTSNTI
- a CDS encoding aminotransferase class I/II-fold pyridoxal phosphate-dependent enzyme; amino-acid sequence: MITTARRINNVEEYYFSKKLAEVRALDTPDFPIINLGIGSPDLAPAQSAIDALMNSAQNPAHHGYQNYKGIPDLRKAIAEFYSRIYNTAINPETMILPLMGSKEGILHISMAFLNEEDEVLIPDPGYPTYASVTNLVGAKAKTYTLKENLDWGIDFDELSRQDLSKVKIMWVNFPHMPTGRIASQAELERLVALAHQHNFLIVNDNPYSLILNNHPLSLLSIDGAEEVALELNSLSKSHNMAGWRLGWVAGKKEYIDAVLRVRSNMDSGMFLSLQHAAVEALKQGEDWFMELNTVYSERRKLAHAILQTLDCSFSPNQSGLFLWAKVPDSVSDVGAFIDKILYEAKVFITPGFVFGDAGKRYIRISLCAKEEKFKEAHQRIARWKASVAINSKSIAA
- a CDS encoding prephenate dehydratase; its protein translation is MAKRKKLRVAIQGLTASFHEVAAQTWFNQPIEVVECLTFHQLCETLANGKSDFAVMAIENSIAGSILPNYFLLQQYHFNIIGELYLPIHMHLLTLPGVKLSDITSIESHPMALRQCTEFIHALNSNGHRIEIRESDDTALSAKRVKELKLKNTGAIANELAAKKYGLQILEKRIETHKKNFTRFLILSRKSVENKQANKASLSFEVANEVGSLADTLMTLKSNQINLTKIQSIPVIGKPNEYSIHVDVEWKRRKNYDDALKLVLRQVKNLNVLGEYKKAKIEYT